In the genome of Desulfuromonas sp. DDH964, one region contains:
- a CDS encoding carbonic anhydrase, translated as MERLFKGYMKFRQEDFAGHQELFQQLGRSQAPHTLFIGCSDSRVVPNLITNTHPGELFIVRNIANIVPPYRKTEEYVATTSAVEYAVQALKVDSIVVCGHSNCGGCAAMNLSAAELSHLPHVRKWLDVSKEVRGRVDRLMTGNSPEEREWLTEQVNILVQMRNLLTYPYVRERFEKGTLSIYGWHYIIETGEIFSFNDESQLFELIS; from the coding sequence ATGGAACGACTCTTTAAGGGCTACATGAAATTCCGCCAGGAGGACTTTGCCGGTCACCAGGAGCTCTTCCAGCAGCTGGGGCGGAGCCAGGCGCCGCATACCCTCTTCATCGGTTGCTCCGATTCCCGGGTGGTTCCCAACCTGATCACCAACACCCATCCGGGCGAGCTCTTCATCGTCCGCAATATTGCCAATATCGTACCGCCCTACCGCAAAACCGAGGAGTATGTCGCCACCACCTCGGCCGTGGAGTATGCGGTGCAGGCCCTGAAGGTCGACAGCATCGTCGTCTGCGGCCATTCCAACTGCGGCGGCTGTGCGGCGATGAATCTCAGTGCCGCCGAGCTGTCGCATCTTCCCCACGTGCGCAAGTGGCTCGATGTTTCCAAGGAGGTGCGGGGGCGGGTCGACCGGCTGATGACCGGGAATTCGCCGGAAGAACGGGAATGGTTGACGGAGCAGGTGAATATCCTGGTGCAGATGCGCAACCTGCTGACTTATCCCTACGTCAGGGAGCGTTTCGAAAAGGGGACGCTCAGTATCTATGGGTGGCACTACATTATTGAAACCGGCGAAATCTTCAGCTTTAACGATGAAAGTCAGCTCTTCGAGCTGATCTCCTGA
- a CDS encoding J domain-containing protein codes for MNFQELVQALGTLELGERASLAEIRRRYHQLVRRHHPDAGGEDAAAIRRVNAAYQLLTSYCRNYRFSFSHEEFLEQFPEERLREQFSQDPVWGGGNSEG; via the coding sequence ATGAATTTTCAGGAATTGGTCCAGGCGCTAGGCACCCTTGAACTCGGAGAACGGGCGAGCCTAGCCGAAATCCGCCGTCGCTACCACCAGTTGGTGCGACGGCACCACCCCGACGCCGGGGGCGAAGATGCCGCGGCCATCCGCCGCGTCAATGCCGCTTACCAGCTGCTGACCAGCTACTGCCGCAATTATCGTTTCAGCTTCAGTCATGAGGAATTCCTCGAACAGTTTCCCGAAGAACGGCTGCGGGAACAGTTCAGCCAGGATCCGGTATGGGGCGGGGGGAACTCGGAGGGATGA
- a CDS encoding branched-chain amino acid aminotransferase produces the protein MELQILPVTAPKPPLADESKLAFGKQFTDRMLVMEYATGKGWHTARIQPYGPFSLDPAAAVLHYAQEIFEGLKAFRRPDGNIALFRPADNVSRFNRSAERMCMPQVDPGFFLDAIKQLVKLESGWVPRSEGTSLYIRPTMIAVDPYLGVRPADTYLCYVILSPVGAYYKGGFSPVKIWISDEYVRSAPGGTGEAKTGGNYAASLRASMEAAEHGFDQVLWLDAVHRKYVEEVGSMNICFLYDGKVVTSPLKGTILDGITRRSILTLVKEMGYQVEERALSIGEILDGAESGRLTEAFGTGTAAVVSPVGQFTYRERTATLGGGAAGELTMKLFNTLTGIQYGRLPDPHGWVTLL, from the coding sequence ATGGAACTGCAGATTCTGCCTGTCACCGCACCCAAACCCCCGCTCGCGGATGAATCGAAGCTTGCCTTCGGCAAGCAGTTCACCGATCGCATGCTGGTCATGGAGTATGCCACCGGCAAAGGGTGGCATACGGCGCGCATCCAGCCCTACGGTCCTTTCAGCCTCGACCCGGCGGCCGCGGTATTGCATTACGCCCAGGAGATTTTCGAAGGGCTGAAGGCCTTTCGCCGTCCCGACGGCAACATTGCCCTCTTCCGCCCGGCCGACAACGTCTCCCGCTTCAATCGCAGCGCCGAGCGGATGTGCATGCCGCAGGTCGACCCCGGTTTTTTCCTCGATGCCATCAAGCAGCTGGTAAAGCTCGAGTCGGGTTGGGTGCCGCGCAGCGAGGGGACCAGCCTCTACATCCGGCCGACGATGATTGCCGTCGACCCCTACCTCGGGGTCCGGCCGGCCGATACCTACCTCTGTTATGTCATCCTCTCGCCGGTGGGGGCCTACTACAAGGGCGGGTTCAGTCCGGTGAAGATCTGGATCAGTGATGAATATGTCCGCTCGGCCCCGGGTGGGACCGGCGAGGCCAAAACCGGCGGCAATTACGCTGCCAGCCTGCGGGCGTCGATGGAAGCTGCCGAGCATGGCTTTGACCAGGTGCTCTGGCTCGATGCGGTACACCGCAAATATGTCGAGGAAGTGGGCAGTATGAATATCTGCTTTCTCTACGACGGCAAGGTGGTTACCTCGCCCCTTAAGGGGACCATTCTCGACGGCATTACCCGTCGCTCGATTCTTACCCTGGTCAAGGAGATGGGCTACCAGGTCGAAGAGCGGGCGCTCTCCATTGGTGAGATCCTGGACGGCGCGGAAAGCGGCCGGCTCACCGAGGCCTTCGGTACCGGTACTGCGGCAGTGGTTTCACCGGTCGGCCAGTTTACCTACCGCGAGCGCACCGCGACCCTGGGTGGCGGCGCGGCCGGCGAATTGACCATGAAGCTGTTCAATACCCTCACCGGCATCCAGTATGGGCGGCTTCCTGACCCCCACGGCTGGGTGACGCTGCTTTAG
- a CDS encoding response regulator codes for MRILLFEDDRDTRTLFCIFLRGKGFEVHEFASPATCALVSADRCKCPGEFACADIIITDMRMTSMNGLELVRHQLEMGCQVPSANKAVLSAALTPEQEDEFRALGCRLLRKPIKLNTLLDWIRDCEKNIPAGRKLLPLEKLQERETDTA; via the coding sequence ATGCGCATCCTTTTGTTTGAAGACGACAGGGACACGCGCACCCTTTTCTGCATCTTCCTGCGCGGGAAGGGGTTTGAGGTGCATGAATTCGCCTCCCCTGCAACCTGCGCCCTGGTCTCAGCCGACCGATGCAAGTGTCCCGGGGAATTTGCCTGCGCCGATATCATCATCACCGACATGAGGATGACTTCGATGAACGGCCTGGAGCTGGTTCGCCACCAGCTGGAGATGGGGTGTCAGGTCCCGTCCGCCAACAAAGCGGTCCTCTCCGCCGCACTGACCCCGGAACAGGAGGACGAATTCCGCGCTCTGGGTTGTCGACTCCTGCGTAAACCAATAAAGCTGAACACCCTGCTCGACTGGATCAGGGACTGCGAGAAGAACATCCCCGCCGGCCGCAAACTTCTCCCCCTTGAAAAGCTCCAGGAAAGGGAAACCGATACCGCCTAG
- a CDS encoding ammonium transporter, producing the protein MKKISVSLPLLLAGLLLAPLPAFAGDLLSAGDTAWMLVSSALVLVMLPGLALFYGGMVRSKNVLSTTMHTFAAMAIIGVQWVVLGYTLAFGGAGAFIGGLDHLLLNGITPDSLSGSIPTYVFVMFQGMFAIITPALISGAVAERMKFSTYCVFILLWGILVYDPLCHWVWGEGGWLLSLGALDFAGGTVVHLSSGISALVLTLFLGKRKGYPHERMAPHNLPMTLLGAGLLWFGWFGFNAGSALSAGGSAALAFTTTQTAAAAGALSWMLVEWIRAGKPSALGAASGVVAGLVVITPAAGFVTPAAALVMGLLAGGVCYGGVMLKHKLGYDDSLDAFGVHGVGGAFGALATGVFASVGASGLLAGNSHQLWVQIIGVVAAGAYAVVVTAVLLVVLKATMGLRVEKDEEVMGLDQSAHSEAGYNI; encoded by the coding sequence ATGAAAAAAATATCGGTTTCGTTGCCACTCCTGCTTGCCGGATTGCTGCTCGCCCCGTTGCCGGCCTTTGCCGGGGATCTCCTGAGCGCGGGAGATACCGCCTGGATGCTGGTCTCCTCGGCCCTGGTCCTGGTGATGTTACCGGGCCTGGCCCTTTTCTATGGCGGAATGGTGCGCTCGAAGAATGTTCTCTCCACGACCATGCACACCTTTGCCGCGATGGCGATCATCGGCGTGCAGTGGGTTGTCCTCGGTTACACCCTGGCCTTCGGCGGTGCCGGCGCCTTTATCGGCGGCCTCGACCACCTGCTATTGAATGGCATCACGCCCGATTCCCTCTCCGGCTCCATCCCGACCTACGTCTTTGTCATGTTCCAGGGGATGTTCGCCATCATTACCCCGGCGCTGATCTCCGGGGCGGTGGCCGAGCGGATGAAATTCTCGACCTACTGCGTCTTTATTCTCCTCTGGGGAATCCTGGTCTACGACCCGCTCTGTCATTGGGTCTGGGGTGAAGGGGGCTGGCTGCTGTCGCTGGGTGCCCTCGATTTTGCCGGCGGGACCGTCGTCCATCTCTCCTCGGGAATTTCCGCTCTGGTTCTGACCCTCTTTCTCGGCAAGCGCAAGGGGTACCCCCACGAGCGGATGGCGCCGCATAACCTGCCGATGACCCTGCTCGGGGCCGGCCTGCTCTGGTTCGGCTGGTTTGGCTTTAATGCCGGCAGTGCCCTCAGCGCCGGGGGAAGTGCGGCCCTCGCCTTTACCACCACGCAGACGGCCGCCGCCGCGGGAGCCCTCTCCTGGATGCTGGTCGAGTGGATCAGAGCCGGCAAGCCGAGCGCCCTGGGCGCCGCCTCGGGGGTGGTCGCCGGGCTGGTGGTGATTACGCCGGCGGCCGGGTTCGTCACGCCAGCCGCGGCGCTGGTGATGGGTCTGCTCGCGGGGGGGGTCTGTTACGGCGGGGTGATGCTCAAGCACAAACTTGGTTACGATGATTCCCTGGATGCCTTCGGGGTTCATGGGGTCGGCGGCGCTTTCGGCGCCCTTGCGACCGGGGTCTTTGCCAGCGTCGGTGCCAGCGGCCTGCTGGCCGGCAATAGCCATCAGCTCTGGGTCCAAATCATCGGCGTGGTGGCTGCCGGCGCCTACGCTGTGGTCGTGACCGCCGTGCTCCTGGTGGTCCTCAAGGCGACCATGGGATTGCGGGTCGAGAAAGACGAGGAAGTCATGGGCCTCGATCAATCCGCGCATTCCGAGGCGGGTTACAATATCTGA
- a CDS encoding class II glutamine amidotransferase, with the protein MCRIGAIKSLNYVHPSQALLLMQSQQKGHDNSGFAMVMHDLGGIFEGYKHLPTLSLACTDEGLKIAEDMLHAAGFQRVLQWVPDTSQQPGLDIIAMPNYVFETFDYPKHYKKAEAKEKEDLLLDMRLKLRKALEKDELGFVYSFWPDVLTLKEIGDPKDIGTYFNLWEPDTKFTAKVITAQCRQNTNYDIVRYAAHPFFLQGYTALANGENTFYLKNVEYQRKLHRGYIGFESDSQCFLYTLHYVHRELGWPLSYFKHVITPLPFEEIGKREDQASLLAIRQSLAHLEINGPNTIIGVLPDNTLFTCCDAKKLRPVVIGRSAEMVVFSSEVCGVNEILPDRDWETDIYPHEREVVAIDSSLEVHRWKQ; encoded by the coding sequence ATGTGTCGCATCGGCGCCATCAAGAGCCTTAACTATGTACATCCGAGCCAGGCCCTGCTGCTTATGCAGTCGCAGCAAAAAGGGCATGACAACTCGGGGTTCGCCATGGTCATGCACGACCTCGGCGGGATCTTCGAAGGCTACAAGCATCTTCCCACGCTGTCGCTGGCCTGCACCGACGAAGGGCTGAAGATCGCTGAAGATATGCTGCATGCCGCCGGCTTTCAGCGCGTGCTGCAGTGGGTGCCGGATACCAGTCAGCAGCCGGGTCTCGATATCATCGCCATGCCCAACTACGTCTTCGAGACCTTCGACTATCCGAAGCACTACAAGAAGGCGGAAGCCAAGGAGAAGGAGGACCTCCTTCTCGACATGCGCCTGAAGCTGCGCAAGGCGCTGGAGAAGGACGAGCTCGGCTTCGTCTATTCTTTCTGGCCCGACGTGCTGACCCTCAAGGAGATCGGCGACCCGAAGGATATCGGCACCTACTTCAACCTCTGGGAGCCGGACACCAAGTTCACCGCCAAGGTGATCACCGCCCAGTGCCGGCAGAATACCAACTATGACATCGTCCGCTACGCCGCCCACCCCTTCTTCCTGCAGGGGTACACCGCGCTGGCCAACGGCGAGAATACCTTCTACCTGAAAAACGTCGAATACCAGCGCAAGCTGCATCGCGGCTACATCGGCTTTGAATCCGATTCGCAGTGCTTCCTCTACACCCTGCACTACGTCCACCGCGAGCTCGGCTGGCCCCTCTCCTACTTCAAGCATGTCATCACCCCGCTCCCCTTCGAGGAGATCGGCAAGCGGGAAGACCAGGCCTCGCTGCTGGCTATTCGCCAGTCGCTGGCGCACCTGGAGATCAACGGCCCCAATACGATTATCGGTGTGTTGCCGGACAATACGCTCTTTACCTGCTGCGACGCCAAGAAGCTGCGGCCGGTGGTGATCGGCCGTTCGGCGGAGATGGTGGTCTTCTCCTCCGAGGTCTGCGGAGTCAACGAGATCCTCCCCGACCGTGACTGGGAGACCGACATTTACCCGCACGAGCGCGAAGTGGTGGCGATCGACAGCAGTCTGGAGGTGCACAGATGGAAACAATGA
- a CDS encoding glutamate synthase-related protein: protein METMKVNDITANDLPWKIRYDASRCTLCGSCVAACSFRAIIPKVERRRMVFSEGDFPEPKQRFSAVPVIRQAHSIKNYCRGCGICEKVCPNDAIGPVRNVDSRHPIVTRCLGGDSIKRGGRKNLEGTTRTLDRLRVGRISQMTDPSLDAQRHTFDMLAPFGRILPSRKLPLGVSPEGLLQADGQTPPVHWIYPVIIGDMSIGALSWRMWEAVAMAVAYLNEECGLPVRMCSGEGGVPVKLLKSKYLKYMILQIASGHFGWNRIAKAMPHMIEDPAGVLIKIGQGAKPGDGGLLMAQKVAEHIQAIRGVPKADLLSPPNHQGLYSIEESVQKMFLSFNAAFKFRVPVAIKVAASATSVSVFNNLVRDPYNIVGGFFVDGIDGGTGAAHEVSLDHTGHPIVSKLRDCYLAAVNQGRQGQIPLWAAGGLGKTGDLAADAFKMICLGANGVFTGKLILQMAGCVGNEMGRCNACNTGLCPVGITTQEPALVHRFDVDRAAQNIVNYFLAMDQELKKLMAPIGNSSLPVGRADALVATDRAVAERLQIQYVC, encoded by the coding sequence ATGGAAACAATGAAAGTGAACGACATCACCGCCAACGACCTGCCGTGGAAGATCCGTTACGACGCCAGCCGCTGCACCCTCTGTGGCTCCTGCGTCGCCGCCTGTTCCTTCCGCGCCATTATTCCCAAGGTCGAGCGGCGTCGGATGGTTTTTTCTGAGGGGGATTTTCCCGAGCCGAAGCAGCGCTTCAGTGCGGTGCCGGTGATCCGCCAGGCCCATTCGATCAAGAACTACTGCCGCGGTTGCGGCATCTGCGAAAAGGTCTGCCCCAACGACGCCATCGGTCCGGTGCGCAACGTCGACTCGCGTCATCCCATCGTCACCCGCTGCCTCGGTGGCGACTCGATCAAGCGCGGCGGGCGCAAAAACCTTGAGGGGACCACGCGCACCCTCGACCGGCTCCGGGTCGGCCGCATTTCGCAGATGACCGACCCCTCCCTCGACGCCCAGCGCCACACCTTCGACATGCTCGCCCCCTTCGGGCGTATCCTGCCGTCGCGCAAGCTGCCACTGGGGGTGAGCCCCGAAGGGCTGCTGCAGGCGGACGGCCAGACCCCGCCGGTGCACTGGATCTACCCGGTGATAATCGGCGACATGTCGATCGGCGCCCTCTCCTGGCGGATGTGGGAGGCGGTGGCGATGGCGGTTGCCTACCTCAACGAGGAGTGCGGCCTGCCGGTGCGGATGTGCTCCGGCGAGGGGGGGGTGCCGGTCAAGCTGCTGAAATCGAAATATCTCAAGTACATGATTCTGCAGATCGCATCCGGCCACTTCGGCTGGAACCGGATCGCCAAGGCGATGCCGCACATGATCGAGGACCCCGCCGGGGTGCTGATCAAGATCGGCCAGGGGGCCAAGCCCGGTGACGGCGGCCTGCTGATGGCGCAGAAAGTGGCCGAGCATATCCAGGCGATCCGCGGCGTCCCCAAGGCCGACCTCCTCTCGCCCCCCAACCACCAGGGGCTCTACTCCATCGAGGAGAGCGTGCAGAAGATGTTCCTCTCCTTCAACGCCGCCTTCAAGTTCCGGGTGCCGGTGGCAATCAAGGTGGCGGCCTCGGCGACCAGCGTCAGCGTCTTCAACAACCTGGTGCGCGACCCCTACAACATCGTCGGCGGCTTCTTCGTCGACGGCATCGACGGTGGCACCGGTGCCGCCCACGAGGTCTCCCTCGACCATACCGGCCACCCCATCGTCTCCAAGCTGCGCGACTGCTACCTCGCCGCCGTCAACCAGGGGCGCCAGGGGCAGATTCCGCTCTGGGCCGCCGGGGGGCTGGGGAAGACCGGCGATCTCGCCGCCGACGCCTTCAAGATGATCTGCCTCGGCGCCAACGGCGTCTTCACCGGCAAGCTGATCCTGCAGATGGCCGGCTGCGTCGGCAACGAGATGGGGCGCTGCAACGCCTGCAACACCGGCCTCTGTCCGGTCGGCATTACCACCCAGGAGCCGGCGCTGGTGCACCGCTTCGACGTCGACCGCGCGGCGCAGAACATCGTCAACTACTTCCTGGCGATGGACCAGGAGCTGAAGAAGCTGATGGCCCCCATCGGCAACTCCTCGCTCCCCGTCGGCCGTGCCGACGCCCTGGTCGCCACCGACCGGGCGGTCGCCGAGCGGCTGCAGATTCAGTATGTTTGCTGA
- a CDS encoding FAD-dependent oxidoreductase has product MAQISGFDTNNKRISTQQLLQQIYKSLEAGETEFEVLSSGHHDIGGPLWTEDGTPLKFRVKNPGQRVGSFGLDGTEIVVEGSAPADAGWLNAGATLTILGDGGDTTAHCAAAGKIYVAGRVGTRSGSLMKHDPAYEPPEFWVLKNTGSFSFEFMGGGLAVICGLGCEGLDSILGDRGCAGMVGGTIYVRGPVQGLSEDVWLLDLDDADRDFLSTGLPVFLGKIERPQLLPQLSDFSQWRKIVAKTYEERKVHHRITMREFRTQKWVQNGIFGDIVKDDYSHVAGLVNAGDDRLKIPRWQDKRYGAPCQATCPSAIPTQDRINLLRQGKVQEALELVLNYSPFPASVCGEVCPNLCMDACSRRFIDHPVAMKELGRLSHDAAAPVPKASTGKKVAVIGGGPGGLSAAWQLRLAGHGVTVYEADSEVGGKLRQVIPTERLPRQVLDNEIDRIKNLGVEVKTSTRVDPALFASIREQNDAVVIASGAHNPVVIPFPGHERMLKGLDFLKEINLGGRPKVGERVVVIGAGNAGMDVCLGAYAVGAKQVIAIDVQRPAAYKHEIDRVKELGGEIRWPVFTEKITEQGLLTKEGELIEADTVIIAIGERPDLSYVPREWLTDKGMMDVDGCWQAVKAPGVFAIGDTIKPGLLTHAIGAGAEVALLMDDYLAGRTLVPIKKPELIPQSCLSKELFKPRNRGRFCVTDAKDESNRCLSCGTCRDCSMCLEACPEGVIRRVETVGGGFEYVSDDHLCIGCGICAGICPCGIWAMEQVV; this is encoded by the coding sequence ATGGCTCAGATATCCGGTTTCGACACCAACAACAAGCGCATCTCCACCCAGCAGCTGCTGCAGCAGATTTACAAGTCGCTGGAGGCGGGGGAGACCGAGTTCGAGGTCCTCTCCTCCGGCCACCATGACATCGGCGGACCCTTGTGGACCGAAGACGGCACTCCCCTCAAGTTCCGGGTCAAAAATCCGGGGCAGCGGGTCGGCTCTTTCGGCCTCGATGGCACCGAGATCGTCGTCGAAGGTTCGGCGCCGGCCGACGCCGGCTGGCTCAACGCCGGCGCCACCCTGACCATCCTCGGTGATGGCGGCGACACCACCGCCCACTGCGCAGCGGCCGGGAAGATCTACGTCGCCGGCCGCGTCGGCACCCGCTCCGGCTCGCTGATGAAGCACGACCCGGCCTATGAGCCGCCGGAGTTCTGGGTGCTGAAGAATACCGGCTCCTTCTCCTTCGAATTCATGGGCGGCGGCCTGGCGGTGATCTGCGGCCTCGGCTGCGAAGGCCTCGACTCGATTCTCGGTGACCGCGGCTGTGCCGGCATGGTCGGCGGGACGATCTACGTGCGCGGACCGGTCCAGGGTCTTTCCGAGGATGTCTGGCTCCTCGACCTCGATGACGCCGACCGCGACTTTTTGAGCACCGGCTTGCCGGTCTTCCTCGGCAAAATCGAGCGCCCCCAGCTCCTCCCGCAGCTCAGTGACTTTTCCCAGTGGCGCAAGATCGTCGCCAAAACCTACGAGGAGCGCAAGGTCCACCACCGCATCACCATGCGCGAATTCCGTACCCAGAAGTGGGTGCAGAACGGCATCTTCGGCGATATCGTCAAGGACGACTACTCCCACGTCGCCGGGCTGGTCAATGCCGGGGACGACCGCCTGAAGATTCCCCGCTGGCAGGACAAGCGTTACGGCGCCCCCTGCCAGGCGACCTGTCCGTCGGCGATCCCGACCCAGGACCGCATCAACCTGCTGCGCCAGGGGAAGGTCCAGGAGGCGCTGGAACTGGTGCTCAACTACTCCCCCTTTCCGGCCAGTGTCTGCGGTGAAGTCTGCCCCAACCTCTGCATGGACGCCTGCAGCCGGCGCTTCATCGACCACCCGGTGGCGATGAAGGAGCTCGGCCGGCTCTCCCACGACGCCGCCGCGCCGGTGCCGAAGGCGTCGACCGGGAAAAAAGTCGCGGTCATCGGCGGTGGCCCCGGCGGGCTCTCCGCCGCTTGGCAGCTCCGTCTTGCCGGGCATGGGGTGACCGTCTACGAGGCCGACAGCGAGGTCGGCGGCAAACTGCGCCAGGTCATCCCCACCGAGCGCCTGCCGCGCCAGGTCCTTGATAACGAGATCGATCGCATCAAGAACCTCGGCGTCGAGGTAAAGACGTCGACCCGGGTCGACCCGGCCCTCTTTGCCAGCATCCGCGAACAGAACGATGCCGTGGTCATTGCCAGCGGCGCTCATAACCCGGTGGTGATTCCCTTCCCCGGCCACGAGCGGATGCTGAAAGGGCTCGATTTTCTCAAGGAGATCAACCTCGGCGGGCGGCCCAAGGTCGGCGAGCGAGTGGTGGTCATCGGCGCCGGCAATGCCGGCATGGATGTCTGCCTCGGCGCCTACGCGGTGGGGGCGAAGCAGGTCATCGCCATCGACGTCCAGCGCCCGGCCGCCTACAAGCACGAGATCGACCGGGTCAAGGAACTCGGCGGCGAGATTCGCTGGCCGGTTTTCACCGAGAAGATCACCGAGCAGGGGCTGTTGACCAAGGAGGGGGAACTGATCGAGGCGGATACCGTAATCATCGCCATCGGCGAGCGCCCCGACCTCTCCTACGTCCCCCGCGAGTGGCTGACCGACAAGGGGATGATGGACGTCGACGGCTGCTGGCAGGCGGTCAAGGCTCCCGGCGTCTTCGCCATCGGCGACACCATCAAGCCGGGGCTTCTGACCCACGCCATTGGCGCCGGCGCCGAGGTCGCCCTGCTGATGGACGACTACCTTGCCGGCAGGACGCTGGTGCCGATCAAGAAGCCGGAGCTGATCCCGCAGAGCTGTCTCTCCAAGGAGCTCTTCAAACCGCGCAATCGCGGCCGTTTCTGCGTCACCGACGCCAAGGACGAGAGCAACCGCTGTCTCTCCTGCGGTACCTGCCGCGATTGCTCGATGTGCCTCGAGGCCTGTCCGGAAGGGGTGATCCGGCGCGTCGAGACCGTCGGCGGCGGCTTCGAGTACGTTTCCGACGATCACCTCTGTATCGGCTGCGGCATCTGCGCCGGAATCTGTCCCTGCGGGATATGGGCGATGGAGCAGGTGGTGTAA
- a CDS encoding DUF4398 domain-containing protein — MKKRMLLVWVGLVMVSLLTACNNPPSTDLADARAALDAVVAAGAEQYAPEVLVRINNKMDAALKDIEAQNAFTFRDYSVAKFNLIQVYDDSNQLRAKIAEMKGEPKVVVAMKAKPFAEQ; from the coding sequence ATGAAAAAGAGGATGTTACTGGTTTGGGTCGGGTTGGTCATGGTCAGCTTGTTGACGGCTTGCAACAATCCCCCCAGCACGGACCTGGCCGACGCACGGGCGGCTCTCGATGCGGTGGTCGCGGCAGGTGCCGAGCAGTATGCCCCGGAAGTTCTGGTCAGGATCAACAACAAGATGGACGCGGCTCTCAAGGATATCGAAGCCCAGAATGCTTTTACGTTCAGGGATTACTCGGTGGCCAAGTTCAACCTCATCCAGGTCTATGACGACAGCAATCAGTTGCGGGCCAAAATCGCCGAAATGAAGGGTGAGCCGAAAGTGGTAGTGGCGATGAAAGCGAAGCCCTTCGCCGAGCAGTAA
- a CDS encoding caspase family protein: MATALEKVPTFTQAFSEDDLAIIIGIEKYKGLPPVEFAANDANSVRSYVEKLGIPPRNTRFLINGDATESAIRVAIERWAVNVSRPTSRLFFFYSGHGAPEPDKGDAYLMPYDGDPEYLADTAYSLQRLYTNLGQLPLKSVIVVIDACFSGSGPRSVVAKGVRSISLRKKETRPANMAILSATQDLQIATSLPEKQHGLFSYEFLNALNSGQKTLEEIFTFVEARVADEAKRQNVSQVPRLQVPEGADPDLFRLAR; encoded by the coding sequence TTGGCGACTGCCCTGGAGAAGGTCCCCACTTTCACCCAGGCTTTCAGCGAGGATGACCTTGCCATCATTATCGGTATCGAAAAATACAAGGGTCTTCCTCCGGTCGAATTCGCCGCCAACGACGCAAATTCTGTCCGTAGCTATGTCGAGAAACTGGGAATCCCTCCCCGCAATACCCGTTTTCTGATCAATGGCGACGCGACCGAGTCCGCTATCCGCGTCGCCATTGAGCGCTGGGCGGTAAATGTCAGCCGTCCAACCAGCCGGCTTTTCTTCTTTTATTCCGGGCACGGCGCCCCGGAGCCCGACAAGGGAGATGCCTACCTCATGCCCTACGACGGTGATCCCGAGTATCTGGCCGACACCGCCTACTCCCTCCAGCGCCTTTACACCAACCTGGGGCAGCTGCCGCTCAAATCAGTCATCGTCGTCATTGATGCCTGCTTTTCCGGAAGCGGGCCCCGTTCGGTGGTCGCCAAGGGGGTCCGCTCCATCTCCCTGAGGAAAAAAGAGACCCGCCCTGCCAACATGGCGATCCTCTCGGCGACCCAGGACCTGCAGATCGCCACATCGCTGCCGGAAAAACAGCACGGCCTCTTCTCCTATGAATTTCTCAACGCCCTTAACTCCGGCCAAAAAACCCTCGAAGAGATATTCACCTTTGTCGAGGCACGGGTCGCCGATGAGGCCAAACGGCAAAACGTCTCCCAAGTTCCCCGCCTGCAGGTTCCAGAAGGTGCCGATCCTGACCTGTTCCGTCTGGCCCGTTGA